A genome region from Gigantopelta aegis isolate Gae_Host chromosome 3, Gae_host_genome, whole genome shotgun sequence includes the following:
- the LOC121368334 gene encoding coiled-coil domain-containing protein 92-like: MMNQTATYQRNLESSILFIQQEHANTLKALHEEIHSLQKKCSDLQFQLHVTEQPSVETDVQDNTFDLETSIKECKELESQLREEIVQKNKKVQILEHELRLQKKRYLDEQRAHMQQINSLRADLDVKSNSVAYLTTELHRIKIKQKVDLDSTVDSSIRRTQAVRIPAPPKDIPPRVRRSYVRRSVGLPLHTEDLENRPLRILSSKSSGSSRSESPDVAPFITRTEMPTTVKTQPVLPPIPVQHGGKPVIVHNVVRSANCVARRKAESSSPEVATLAVEQVSHTDASWGHAQESRSSEYN; this comes from the exons ATGATGAATCAGACAGCCACCTACCAGCGGAACCTGGAGAGTTCCATCCTCTTTATTCAGCAGGAGCATGCCAACACACTTAAGGCTCTGCATGAAGAAATACATTCACTGCAGAAAAAATGTTCTG atttGCAGTTTCAGTTACATGTAACAGAGCAGCCGTCTGTTGAAACAG ATGTACAGGATAATACTTTTGACTTGGAAACAAGCATTAAAGAATGCAAAGAACTAGAATCACAGCTGAGGGAAGAAATAGTTCAGAAGAATAAAAAAGTACAAATCCTAGAACATGAACTGAGGCTTCAGAAGAAGAGGTATCTAGATGAACAAAGGGCACACATGCAGCAGATAAACTCGCTGAGGGCCGACCTTGACGTAAAGTCAAACAGTGTGGCTTATTTAACCACTGAACTTCACAGaatcaaaataaaacagaaagtaGATCTGGACTCAACCGTAGATTCGTCCATAAGAAGAACTCAAGCTGTGCGAATACCAGCCCCTCCAAAAGACATTCCGCCCCGAGTCCGCCGCTCTTACGTTCGACGATCGGTCGGTCTTCCCCTGCATACAGAGGATCTTGAAAACCGTCCACTGAGAATTCTCTCATCCAAAAGCAGTGGCTCGAGTCGATCTGAATCGCCAGATGTTGCTCCTTTCATCACACGAACCGAAATGCCGACGACTGTAAAAACTCAACCCGTCCTTCCTCCAATTCCTGTACAACATGGTGGGAAACCGGTTATTGTGCATAATGTCGTGCGGTCAGCCAATTGTGTTGCACGCAGAAAGGCTGAGTCATCGTCTCCCGAAGTGGCGACGTTAGCCGTAGAACAGGTTTCACACACAGATGCTTCATGGGGGCATGCACAAGAATCTCGAAGTTCCGAATATAACtga